In one Clostridia bacterium genomic region, the following are encoded:
- a CDS encoding bi-domain-containing oxidoreductase, whose product MKQMFQSARTGQSTIVEVPAPALVPGHVLVANAASLVSAGTERIVIEFAEMNLLQKAKARPDLVRQVLDKARRDGLLTTLDAVRSRLDKPISLGYSSAGTVIAVGEGLSDIRVGDRVACSGMDHASHAEILSVPRLLVTPIPDGNVSFEAAAFTTIGAIAMHGIRLAEVNLGETVAVIGLGLIGLLTVQMLKAAGCDVVGIDLDAERCDLAKQCGADATATSASQFEALVSERTRGVGADSVIITAASSSNGPVELAGDIARSRAIVVAVGAIGTHLPRKTYYEKELDFRISRSYGPGRYDAEYEEKGHDYPISYVRWTESRNMQAFLALVAAGRVRVDSLITHRYGIDQATTAYDLITGKLPERFMGVLISYPGNVAISRRQDLPIAVAAMAGKSGAVRVGMLGAGLFATQILLPAMKKVAGVEFAGVCTATGGTGHHVASRFGFRYCATDEAELLADPKVDLMVIATRHGLHAQQVQAALRAGKHVFCEKPLCLDRDQLVSIAHTAAEANGSLLMVGYNRRFAPMAVELKRFFSDGREPIVAHYRVNAGAIPATHWVHDPVHGGGRIIGEVCHFVDFLMFVTGSEPVSVFASALPTTGTPPDNVAVTIRFANGSLGTVNYVSTGDRVFSKERVEVMGRNRVAVLDDFRQLELVRDGRSKSIKSRLRQDKGHQGEWQAFASACKGGVSPIAFRDIVAGTLATFAINDSLRENAPVAVNVDSFLAASL is encoded by the coding sequence ATGAAGCAGATGTTCCAATCGGCCCGGACAGGGCAGAGCACCATCGTTGAAGTCCCGGCCCCCGCTCTCGTTCCCGGACACGTCCTCGTCGCCAATGCGGCTTCGCTAGTCTCGGCGGGAACAGAGCGCATTGTTATCGAGTTCGCCGAAATGAATCTGCTCCAGAAAGCAAAGGCTCGCCCCGACCTCGTTCGACAGGTGCTCGACAAAGCTCGGCGCGACGGTCTGCTTACCACGCTGGATGCCGTGCGCAGCCGCCTCGACAAACCGATCAGCCTTGGATACAGCAGCGCCGGAACCGTGATCGCCGTCGGCGAAGGCCTCAGCGACATCAGAGTGGGAGATCGCGTCGCCTGCTCAGGCATGGACCACGCCAGTCACGCGGAAATTCTCTCCGTGCCGCGCCTGCTCGTCACTCCCATACCCGATGGAAACGTCAGCTTCGAAGCGGCAGCCTTCACCACTATCGGCGCGATCGCGATGCACGGCATCCGTTTGGCGGAAGTCAACCTCGGCGAAACCGTAGCTGTCATCGGCCTGGGACTCATCGGACTCCTTACCGTCCAGATGTTGAAGGCCGCCGGATGCGATGTTGTCGGCATTGACCTCGATGCTGAACGCTGCGACCTTGCCAAACAGTGCGGCGCGGATGCAACCGCCACAAGCGCATCGCAGTTTGAGGCGCTCGTCTCGGAGCGCACCCGTGGAGTAGGCGCGGACTCAGTAATTATCACCGCAGCGAGTTCCAGCAACGGACCTGTCGAACTAGCGGGTGACATCGCGCGCTCACGTGCAATCGTGGTTGCCGTCGGCGCCATCGGCACGCACCTGCCCCGCAAGACTTACTACGAGAAGGAACTCGATTTCCGCATTTCGCGCTCATACGGGCCGGGCCGCTACGATGCCGAGTACGAAGAGAAGGGGCACGACTACCCAATCTCTTACGTGCGCTGGACCGAGTCGCGTAACATGCAGGCCTTCCTCGCGCTTGTCGCGGCTGGCAGAGTCAGAGTGGATTCGCTCATCACTCACCGCTACGGCATCGACCAGGCCACCACAGCCTACGACCTCATCACCGGCAAACTTCCAGAGCGCTTCATGGGTGTGCTCATCAGCTACCCCGGCAATGTTGCGATCTCGCGCCGCCAGGACTTGCCAATCGCTGTCGCCGCGATGGCAGGGAAGTCCGGGGCTGTGCGCGTAGGGATGCTCGGCGCTGGCCTTTTCGCCACACAGATTCTCCTTCCGGCCATGAAGAAGGTGGCTGGCGTAGAGTTCGCAGGTGTCTGCACGGCAACTGGGGGCACTGGCCATCACGTCGCCTCGCGTTTCGGCTTCCGCTACTGCGCCACCGACGAGGCGGAACTTCTTGCCGATCCCAAGGTCGATCTCATGGTCATTGCCACACGGCACGGTCTGCACGCGCAGCAGGTTCAAGCAGCGCTGCGCGCCGGCAAACACGTATTCTGCGAAAAACCGCTCTGTCTCGATCGAGACCAGCTTGTGTCCATCGCGCACACCGCTGCGGAGGCGAACGGTTCGCTGCTCATGGTCGGATACAACAGGCGTTTCGCCCCTATGGCTGTTGAACTGAAGCGCTTCTTCTCCGACGGTCGCGAGCCCATCGTTGCACACTATCGCGTAAACGCCGGAGCCATTCCGGCAACGCATTGGGTTCACGATCCCGTGCACGGAGGCGGGCGCATCATCGGCGAGGTCTGCCATTTTGTAGACTTCCTGATGTTCGTCACCGGTTCGGAGCCAGTCTCGGTCTTCGCCAGTGCATTGCCGACAACCGGAACACCGCCTGACAATGTTGCGGTTACCATCCGGTTTGCCAACGGCTCGCTCGGCACCGTGAACTACGTTTCCACAGGTGACAGGGTGTTCAGCAAGGAGCGCGTCGAAGTCATGGGTCGTAACCGCGTCGCCGTGCTCGACGACTTCCGCCAACTCGAACTCGTTCGCGACGGGCGCAGCAAGTCGATCAAATCACGACTCCGGCAAGACAAAGGACATCAGGGAGAATGGCAGGCTTTCGCTTCCGCCTGCAAAGGTGGCGTGTCGCCGATCGCATTCCGCGACATCGTGGCGGGCACGCTCGCCACATTTGCGATCAACGACAGTCTGCGCGAGAACGCTCCCGTAGCGGTCAACGTGGACAGCTTTTTGGCTGCAAGTCTGTGA
- a CDS encoding glycosyltransferase family 2 protein, producing MTARLTVLVPTFNEEVNLSQCLGSIMGWADQVFVVDSFSTDRTVEIARAMGATVVEHKFDGYADQKNWAMDTLPFRNEWLLILDADEYVTPELRDEIASLIAQDGNGCDGFYINRRFIFYDKWIKHCGWYPSWNLRLFRHALGRYESRPVDEHILLNGRTGFCQAEMIHRDLHDMTWWIAKHNHYASLNAIAYEQIERGESSESRIRPRLFGSQPERRRYLKENVWRHLPGRGLLYFVYMYFFCLGFLDGRMGFVFCAMHGIFEYFKVIKCWEAQHLDKLRPVQHEAIRESAPATANAGSVRSH from the coding sequence ATGACTGCCCGCCTAACCGTACTGGTGCCGACCTTTAATGAAGAGGTCAACTTGTCACAGTGCCTCGGCAGCATCATGGGCTGGGCCGACCAGGTTTTCGTCGTTGATTCATTCAGCACTGATCGCACTGTTGAGATCGCCCGCGCGATGGGCGCGACCGTCGTCGAGCACAAGTTCGACGGCTACGCCGATCAGAAGAACTGGGCCATGGACACTCTGCCGTTCAGGAACGAATGGCTGCTCATCCTCGACGCTGATGAGTACGTCACGCCCGAGCTTCGCGACGAGATCGCCTCACTCATCGCACAGGACGGCAACGGGTGCGATGGCTTCTACATCAACCGGCGCTTCATCTTCTATGACAAGTGGATCAAACACTGTGGGTGGTATCCGAGTTGGAACCTGCGCCTATTCCGGCACGCTCTGGGGCGTTACGAAAGCCGCCCGGTGGATGAACATATCCTTCTGAACGGTCGAACCGGCTTCTGCCAAGCGGAGATGATCCACCGTGACCTGCATGACATGACGTGGTGGATCGCGAAGCACAATCATTACGCTTCGCTCAATGCAATCGCGTATGAGCAGATCGAGCGCGGAGAAAGTAGCGAGTCGCGCATACGGCCACGGTTGTTCGGCAGCCAGCCCGAACGCCGCCGCTATCTCAAGGAGAACGTGTGGCGTCATCTGCCCGGCCGCGGCCTCCTCTATTTTGTGTACATGTACTTCTTCTGCCTCGGCTTTCTTGATGGAAGGATGGGCTTTGTCTTCTGCGCCATGCACGGCATCTTCGAATACTTCAAAGTCATCAAGTGCTGGGAAGCGCAGCATCTGGATAAACTTCGCCCGGTGCAGCACGAAGCGATTAGAGAATCTGCGCCGGCAACTGCGAACGCCGGTTCCGTGCGCTCCCATTGA
- a CDS encoding glycosyltransferase family 4 protein has translation MKPRLLVFLGRYLPGFKSGGPVRTISSMVELLAPHYDFFIVTLNSDSGNLKPYSTVITDQWNQVGKAKVFYVSTISLSALRQAVANVKPDVVYLNGYFSASSMKALLLRRFGLLGRVPVVLATRGDLAPGALGLKSLKKRTYIAVASKLGLYNRLLWQASSSREEADTQRLISQNGVADSAIHVAPDLACGYQAIAGERRKRSGHASFVTVSRIARMKNLPFTLDRLKDLRGQVTFDIFGPLEDKVLWAECEQKIRELPPNIVVRYHGSMEPQQVLAELAAREFFILPTLGENYGHVIIDGASAGCPVIISDRTQWRHLAQQGFGWDIPLDDPDQWRTVLQYCIDMDVGDYQRLSARAAEFGRTVMTSSATLQANIGLFERALVRTSPSTPSNAAHAAKVGR, from the coding sequence ATGAAGCCCCGGCTACTCGTGTTTCTCGGACGCTATCTGCCAGGCTTTAAATCCGGCGGGCCCGTTCGAACCATTTCGTCGATGGTCGAATTGCTCGCACCGCATTACGATTTCTTTATCGTCACACTGAACAGCGACTCCGGCAATTTAAAGCCCTACTCCACAGTCATCACAGATCAGTGGAACCAGGTTGGAAAAGCGAAGGTATTCTATGTTTCGACCATCAGCTTAAGCGCGCTGCGCCAGGCCGTTGCCAACGTCAAGCCTGACGTCGTCTATCTGAACGGATACTTTTCTGCGTCCTCCATGAAAGCCCTGCTGCTGCGCCGCTTCGGTTTGCTCGGTCGTGTACCGGTTGTGCTCGCCACCCGAGGCGATCTCGCGCCCGGTGCACTCGGACTGAAGAGTTTGAAGAAGCGTACTTACATCGCAGTTGCCAGCAAACTCGGTCTCTACAATCGTCTGCTGTGGCAGGCATCGTCGTCCCGCGAAGAGGCTGACACGCAGCGCCTGATTTCACAGAACGGCGTCGCGGACTCGGCAATTCACGTAGCGCCCGATCTTGCGTGCGGATACCAGGCTATTGCCGGTGAGCGCCGCAAGCGCAGTGGCCATGCGTCATTCGTTACGGTATCGCGCATCGCGCGAATGAAAAATCTGCCATTCACGCTTGACCGATTGAAGGATCTTCGCGGCCAGGTCACCTTCGACATCTTCGGCCCGCTTGAAGACAAGGTTCTCTGGGCGGAGTGTGAGCAGAAAATCCGCGAGTTGCCACCCAACATCGTCGTCCGATACCACGGCAGCATGGAGCCTCAACAGGTTCTCGCCGAACTTGCCGCGCGTGAGTTCTTCATCTTGCCGACATTGGGCGAGAACTACGGACATGTCATCATCGACGGCGCTTCCGCCGGATGCCCGGTCATCATCAGTGACCGCACTCAATGGCGACACCTCGCGCAGCAAGGCTTCGGATGGGATATTCCGCTCGATGACCCTGATCAGTGGAGAACAGTTTTGCAATACTGTATCGACATGGACGTTGGCGACTATCAGCGACTGTCTGCGCGTGCAGCCGAGTTCGGACGCACGGTCATGACCAGCAGCGCCACCCTGCAGGCGAACATCGGTTTGTTCGAACGTGCTTTGGTCCGGACCTCGCCGTCGACACCGTCGAATGCAGCACACGCCGCAAAGGTGGGCCGATGA
- a CDS encoding GNAT family N-acetyltransferase: MSSARAIAQTQSLRAIQVLDEAHWNELLRAFSTPHPMQTWQWGEAKQIVGERVERWCVMACDAPILLAQTFLKSRAWLPINIAWVPRGPIYEDKYLAAKAIKILGREFRLRACRAIVVQPYSLELANRPSLLRRIPAQRDFTFVVDLDASLDATERLLRNKGMNRFNREAGVIVEDSSDDAVEPLIDLYAALAQRKQFRPYGGAALIRSVWKTFRTPEQADVAAHCFQADVHGKVAGSSLVLRVGCTAHYMWAAFDYELRNLGAGEAMQWEIMKRMRASGVRFYDLEGADQKNNPGVYKFKKKLGGTLIERPPMGFRLL, translated from the coding sequence ATGTCTTCAGCCAGGGCCATCGCCCAGACACAGTCACTTCGGGCGATTCAGGTGCTCGACGAAGCACATTGGAATGAACTCCTCCGTGCATTCAGCACTCCTCATCCCATGCAAACGTGGCAGTGGGGAGAGGCAAAACAAATTGTTGGTGAACGCGTGGAGCGCTGGTGCGTCATGGCCTGCGACGCTCCCATCCTTTTGGCCCAGACATTCTTGAAGTCGAGAGCATGGCTGCCAATCAATATCGCGTGGGTGCCCCGCGGACCTATCTATGAAGACAAGTATTTGGCAGCTAAGGCCATCAAAATACTTGGTAGGGAATTCAGGCTTCGAGCCTGCCGTGCGATCGTGGTGCAACCCTATTCGCTTGAGTTGGCAAACAGGCCCAGTCTGCTGCGCCGTATTCCTGCTCAGCGGGACTTCACGTTTGTCGTCGATCTCGATGCATCGCTTGATGCGACCGAGCGATTGCTGCGCAACAAGGGAATGAACAGGTTCAATCGGGAAGCAGGTGTCATCGTAGAGGACTCCAGTGACGATGCTGTGGAGCCGCTGATCGATTTGTACGCAGCGCTCGCGCAGCGTAAACAGTTTCGGCCGTATGGCGGAGCTGCACTCATTCGATCTGTGTGGAAGACGTTTCGCACGCCGGAGCAAGCGGATGTCGCCGCTCACTGTTTCCAGGCCGATGTGCACGGCAAAGTTGCGGGAAGCTCATTGGTGTTGCGCGTTGGTTGTACGGCGCATTACATGTGGGCCGCATTCGATTATGAGTTGCGGAACCTTGGGGCTGGCGAAGCGATGCAATGGGAGATCATGAAGCGAATGCGCGCCTCCGGCGTGCGCTTCTACGATCTGGAAGGCGCTGACCAGAAGAACAATCCCGGCGTTTACAAATTCAAGAAGAAGCTCGGCGGCACTCTCATCGAGCGTCCGCCGATGGGGTTTCGGCTGCTATGA
- a CDS encoding polysaccharide deacetylase family protein, with protein sequence MSNSLPRKRQLGRLVHALRSFQGSARYGIVLLYHTVGTTPRALPAAKFREQMAWLHANVAVIDLERLIAGDWPASPSGISCAITFDDGYAGVYKGAYPVLREHRFSATVYLTTAAIGATSSLSLDSFAGLYPDDSMLTWDQVKEMIANGIAVGSHLTAHRDLTSLSRTEADDELRKSKLEIEQRLGTECTSFAYPWGRYNQAATSAVRRAGYRSAVIAIHDRILAGTNSNPLEIPRAGVSPEYELQDFISVVTGDFDYLGYIQRIRRWRKS encoded by the coding sequence ATGTCGAATTCGCTTCCGCGCAAGCGTCAACTGGGGCGCTTGGTGCACGCGCTGCGCTCGTTTCAAGGTAGTGCCCGTTATGGCATCGTCCTGCTCTATCACACGGTCGGAACCACTCCGCGCGCTCTTCCCGCGGCAAAGTTCCGGGAACAGATGGCATGGCTGCATGCGAATGTTGCCGTCATTGATCTTGAGCGCCTGATCGCCGGCGACTGGCCTGCATCTCCCTCGGGCATCTCCTGCGCCATCACCTTTGACGATGGCTACGCCGGAGTCTACAAGGGCGCGTACCCGGTACTTCGCGAGCATCGTTTCTCCGCCACGGTGTATCTCACTACCGCCGCAATTGGAGCAACTTCGTCGCTGTCGCTCGACTCTTTCGCCGGTCTTTATCCTGACGACAGCATGCTCACCTGGGATCAAGTTAAAGAGATGATCGCCAATGGCATTGCCGTTGGTTCTCACCTCACCGCACACAGAGATCTCACGTCTCTATCTCGCACCGAGGCCGACGATGAGCTACGAAAGTCGAAGCTCGAAATCGAGCAGCGGTTGGGGACCGAATGCACCAGCTTCGCCTACCCTTGGGGTAGATACAATCAAGCTGCCACGAGCGCCGTGCGCCGAGCCGGATACCGCAGCGCCGTCATCGCCATCCACGATCGAATTCTGGCCGGCACCAACAGCAACCCGCTGGAGATACCTCGCGCAGGCGTTTCGCCCGAATACGAGTTGCAGGATTTCATCTCCGTCGTGACCGGCGATTTCGATTACCTTGGATACATTCAACGCATCCGCCGCTGGAGGAAAAGCTAG